The Terriglobales bacterium genomic sequence ACGGAGATGGTGATGCCGGGAGACAACGTGCCGCTGACGGTCGAGCTGATCACGCCGGTGGCCATGGAGAAGGGCTTGCGCTTCGCCATCCGCGAAGGCGGACACACGGTGGGCGCCGGCACCATCTCGGAAGTGCTGGACATAGGGAAGTAAAACCTTTAAACCGCGGCAAGCAACCTGCCGCAAGATCTTTGAGAGAGAAAACGTGATTGGAAAAGAGAGAATCCGGATCCGCTTGAAAGCGTACGACTACCGCGTGCTCGACCAGTCCACTAGCGAGATCGTGGAAACGGCGCGGCGCACGGGCGCGCAAATCGCCGGGCCCATTCCTTTGCCCACGGTGCGCAACCGGTACTGCGTGCTGCGCTCGCCCCACGTGGACAAGAAATCGCGGGAGCAGTTCGAGATCCGCACCCATAAGCGTTTGCTCGACA encodes the following:
- the tuf gene encoding elongation factor Tu (EF-Tu; promotes GTP-dependent binding of aminoacyl-tRNA to the A-site of ribosomes during protein biosynthesis; when the tRNA anticodon matches the mRNA codon, GTP hydrolysis results; the inactive EF-Tu-GDP leaves the ribosome and release of GDP is promoted by elongation factor Ts; many prokaryotes have two copies of the gene encoding EF-Tu), with product TEMVMPGDNVPLTVELITPVAMEKGLRFAIREGGHTVGAGTISEVLDIGK
- the rpsJ gene encoding 30S ribosomal protein S10 codes for the protein MGKERIRIRLKAYDYRVLDQSTSEIVETARRTGAQIAGPIPLPTVRNRYCVLRSPHVDKKSREQFEIRTHKRLLDILEPTQQTVDALMKLDLPAGVDVEIKAFGKEHK